From Fusobacterium mortiferum ATCC 9817, a single genomic window includes:
- a CDS encoding ABC transporter permease — protein sequence MKMIFWFACKMLLGNSKRAIFPFLGVVGGITALIMSFSLGAGGEEIISTNLSAIGSNRIMIGGQEMSARDMQIIENYPFVEYTLFPGARENSGNNIFIGYSQKALMALGLRNLGDREVILDKNQFPDKQPGDRVDLVTENGVRSFTVAGIYEEKNPFELMKQGNRIIVSQGYFERLFGKYRYNELIVSFDKNEDAEDLIPLLLKRFNEDRRSYGQVRLLETPEVYKRIVKIQRMVKNTLGILSFISLCIGGFGIMNLIAGGVRARTGHIGILRAMGMSRENIVKIFLAEGVIISIIGSLSGVIIGVIGAILSGKLIMIPPQFNVLQILFALVVSLAFGIGMGVYPARKAGNIAITDALRDI from the coding sequence ATGAAGATGATATTCTGGTTTGCATGTAAGATGCTTTTGGGGAATAGTAAAAGAGCTATATTTCCTTTTTTAGGAGTAGTAGGAGGAATAACTGCACTTATTATGTCATTCTCACTAGGAGCAGGGGGAGAGGAGATAATATCTACTAATCTTTCAGCTATAGGGAGCAATAGAATAATGATAGGTGGGCAGGAGATGAGTGCTAGGGATATGCAGATAATAGAGAACTATCCCTTTGTAGAGTACACACTCTTTCCTGGAGCTAGAGAAAACAGTGGAAACAATATATTTATTGGGTATTCTCAAAAGGCACTTATGGCATTGGGACTTAGAAATCTAGGAGATAGAGAAGTCATACTAGATAAGAATCAGTTTCCAGATAAGCAGCCAGGAGATAGGGTAGACCTAGTTACAGAAAATGGAGTAAGAAGTTTTACTGTAGCAGGAATCTATGAAGAGAAAAACCCTTTTGAACTGATGAAACAGGGAAATAGAATAATAGTTTCTCAAGGATATTTTGAGAGGCTATTTGGAAAATATAGGTATAATGAGCTCATTGTATCTTTTGATAAAAACGAAGATGCTGAGGACCTAATCCCTTTACTATTAAAGAGATTTAATGAGGATAGAAGAAGTTATGGACAGGTGAGATTACTTGAAACACCTGAAGTATATAAAAGAATTGTTAAAATTCAAAGAATGGTAAAAAATACATTGGGTATTCTATCTTTTATATCTCTATGTATTGGAGGATTTGGTATAATGAACCTAATAGCAGGGGGAGTGAGAGCTAGAACTGGACATATAGGTATACTAAGAGCTATGGGTATGTCTAGAGAAAATATCGTAAAGATATTTTTAGCAGAGGGAGTTATTATCTCTATAATAGGATCACTTTCAGGTGTTATAATAGGTGTAATAGGTGCTATCTTAAGTGGAAAACTTATAATGATACCACCACAATTTAATGTGTTACAAATTTTATTTGCTCTAGTAGTCTCTTTGGCATTTGGTATAGGAATGGGAGTGTATCCAGCAAGAAAAGCTGGTAATATAGCTATTACAGATGCACTAAGAGATATTTAG
- a CDS encoding APC family permease: MAKEKEEYGLFTAIAMIVGIVIGSGIFFKSDNILVYTNGSIIKGVAVFVIAAIGIIFGSLAIAVLATKTTKPGGVITYADEYVGRKIAGAFGWFQVFIYYPSLLAVVSWIVGVYMCMLMGWEATPERMAIIGAIAFLGCYTINYFSALLGGFFQNFTTISKVILIGVLAIAGFKYGYPKIITNAEILAAGGALAWLGALAPIAFSYDGWVVSTSISHEIKNSKKNLPIALIIGPIFVLVAYVLYFVGISILVGPERIMELGDAHVNEAVTMLFGTAGAKIFLIFIIFSVLGTLNGFTLGFLRMPYSLAIRGMFPMAEKISYLEEGHHVPKFSAKIAFVITAVFIVINYIAQKYNLIPNSDISEIPIVASYILYIILYFCVIKLYRKGEVDGAMKGLIIPIIAILGSLIIIVGGLQNPMTFIYLGICAVVILIALKYLSNKKIA, encoded by the coding sequence ATGGCAAAAGAGAAAGAAGAGTATGGATTATTTACTGCTATTGCTATGATAGTGGGAATAGTAATAGGTTCAGGTATATTTTTTAAAAGTGATAACATATTAGTATATACCAATGGAAGTATAATAAAGGGAGTGGCAGTATTTGTAATAGCCGCTATTGGAATAATATTCGGAAGTCTTGCTATAGCTGTTTTAGCAACAAAAACTACCAAGCCTGGTGGAGTTATTACCTATGCAGATGAGTATGTAGGAAGAAAAATAGCTGGAGCTTTTGGATGGTTTCAGGTATTTATCTACTATCCATCACTATTAGCTGTGGTATCTTGGATAGTTGGGGTATATATGTGTATGCTTATGGGGTGGGAAGCTACTCCAGAGAGAATGGCAATAATAGGAGCAATAGCATTTTTAGGATGCTATACTATCAACTATTTCTCAGCATTACTAGGAGGATTTTTCCAAAACTTTACTACTATATCTAAAGTTATTTTAATAGGAGTATTGGCTATAGCTGGATTTAAGTATGGATATCCTAAGATTATAACTAATGCAGAGATACTAGCAGCTGGGGGGGCACTAGCTTGGTTGGGAGCTCTAGCTCCAATAGCTTTTTCATATGATGGTTGGGTAGTTTCTACCTCTATATCACATGAGATAAAAAACTCTAAAAAAAATCTACCAATAGCTCTTATAATAGGACCTATATTTGTATTGGTAGCATATGTACTATATTTTGTGGGAATAAGTATCTTAGTTGGTCCAGAAAGAATAATGGAACTAGGGGATGCCCATGTAAATGAAGCTGTAACTATGTTATTTGGAACAGCAGGAGCAAAGATATTTTTAATCTTCATAATATTTTCAGTGTTGGGAACTCTTAATGGATTTACATTAGGATTTTTAAGAATGCCTTACTCACTAGCTATTAGAGGAATGTTTCCAATGGCAGAAAAGATTAGCTATTTAGAGGAAGGACATCATGTACCTAAGTTTTCAGCTAAGATAGCTTTTGTAATTACGGCAGTATTTATAGTTATTAACTACATAGCTCAAAAGTATAATCTAATACCAAACTCTGATATTTCAGAGATTCCTATAGTAGCTAGTTATATTCTATATATTATTCTTTATTTCTGTGTAATTAAGCTATATAGAAAAGGAGAAGTAGATGGAGCTATGAAAGGATTAATAATCCCTATAATAGCTATTTTAGGGTCTTTGATAATAATAGTAGGGGGATTACAAAATCCAATGACATTTATTTATTTGGGAATTTGTGCTGTTGTTATATTGATAGCTTTAAAATATTTGAGTAATAAAAAAATTGCCTAA
- a CDS encoding GumC domain-containing protein: MKEIYEEEDEIDLMELFHTILKHKVKIVIVTIVVMLLSTLGGYIYNRLNSFNTAIIGFNYPELQKGKNPDGSIFLRTDIIPLDVINDTYNMYQEKLGGKKLDDFRNSIEVEGIIPDSTQTLIDNALKRGETLSFTASNYRIKIKEKDKEILNKLINDSISSYITKHKPNYIIQTIGDEIYNYDYSDSYILLDERLKMMEMAIASYENKNYISTKLGYSFGMISERTRNLKNVELKDYYSYYSINGLSKDSSNKLLRVDSEIQDLILENQALNGKVEVLNEMLHNFKPTQKQIVIPNIANEGVDIEDKNDYYSKLVEDYVALNNNIEDNKVKIQLLENSKVDIKAPSAEEIKNLDDKLRVVVEKANKIIEDMNILSREYIDSTYSDMIKIVSPVTTDTEGKPLILFVGVGAVLGIMLGVFLAFMAEFIRNYKNKYSK, translated from the coding sequence ATGAAAGAAATTTATGAAGAAGAGGATGAGATAGATTTAATGGAGCTTTTTCATACAATATTAAAGCATAAGGTAAAGATAGTTATAGTAACTATAGTAGTTATGTTATTATCTACTTTAGGTGGATATATCTATAATAGATTAAATAGTTTTAATACAGCTATTATAGGTTTTAATTATCCAGAGTTACAAAAAGGAAAAAATCCAGATGGCTCAATATTTTTAAGAACTGATATTATACCTCTAGATGTAATTAATGATACTTATAATATGTACCAAGAGAAATTAGGCGGAAAAAAATTAGATGATTTTAGAAACTCTATAGAGGTAGAAGGAATAATACCAGATTCTACACAAACCCTTATAGATAATGCATTAAAAAGAGGAGAAACTCTATCTTTTACTGCTAGTAACTACAGAATTAAGATTAAAGAAAAAGATAAAGAGATATTAAATAAGTTAATAAATGATTCAATAAGTAGTTATATTACTAAGCATAAACCCAATTATATAATTCAAACAATAGGAGATGAAATATATAATTATGACTATAGTGACAGCTATATCTTATTGGATGAAAGATTAAAAATGATGGAAATGGCTATAGCTTCTTATGAAAATAAAAATTATATCTCTACTAAATTGGGATACTCTTTTGGAATGATAAGTGAAAGAACAAGAAATTTAAAAAATGTAGAATTAAAAGATTACTATTCGTATTATTCAATAAATGGACTTTCAAAAGATAGCAGTAATAAATTACTTAGAGTAGATTCTGAAATTCAAGATCTAATACTTGAAAATCAAGCTTTAAATGGTAAAGTAGAGGTTTTAAATGAAATGTTACACAATTTTAAACCTACTCAGAAACAAATAGTAATACCTAATATAGCAAATGAAGGAGTAGATATTGAGGATAAAAATGATTACTATTCAAAGTTGGTAGAAGATTATGTAGCATTAAATAATAATATAGAAGACAATAAAGTAAAAATACAACTATTAGAAAATAGTAAAGTAGATATTAAGGCACCTAGTGCTGAAGAGATTAAAAATTTAGATGATAAATTAAGAGTTGTTGTAGAAAAAGCAAATAAAATAATAGAGGATATGAATATTTTAAGTAGAGAGTATATTGACTCTACTTATTCAGATATGATAAAAATAGTATCTCCAGTTACTACAGACACAGAAGGAAAGCCATTAATATTATTTGTAGGTGTGGGAGCTGTGTTAGGAATAATGTTAGGAGTATTTTTAGCATTTATGGCGGAGTTTATAAGAAACTATAAAAATAAGTATTCAAAATAA
- a CDS encoding glycosyltransferase family 52 translates to MERVFLYDMDRVLLIFLLLADLEKDNITYITYEGKEKILEKLVGQKIVLEKSRMYAKNPKFNRFKMASYIGDIRHELAPLLNRIEKGESELYGMDNLELGRRVFYKEKINVIEEGTLNYMPYKAAPSGMKEKIQDIIAKLYGIGERKVLMGYGDRCKKIYLTSSLCEKIPQGLENKAEVIDLQELWNKKSENEKRLIKDVFSFNEEIFQKVDGETVMLFTQPMSEDGIISEERKIELYSKVLANYSNKSIIIKPHPREKTDYSKYFKEYYVMKEKYPVELLSVMGIKLERVVTLFSTAVFGFGKDVAIDFYGTEVDDKLFERFGSCDSIMIRNVEL, encoded by the coding sequence ATGGAAAGAGTATTTCTTTATGATATGGACAGAGTTTTGCTTATATTTTTACTTTTAGCAGATTTAGAAAAAGATAATATTACCTATATAACTTATGAAGGAAAAGAGAAAATCTTAGAAAAACTTGTAGGACAAAAGATAGTTTTAGAAAAATCTAGAATGTATGCTAAAAATCCCAAATTTAATAGATTTAAAATGGCTAGCTATATAGGAGATATAAGGCATGAATTAGCTCCACTTCTTAATAGGATAGAGAAGGGAGAGAGTGAGCTATATGGTATGGATAATCTTGAGCTTGGAAGAAGAGTATTCTATAAAGAGAAAATAAATGTTATAGAGGAAGGGACTTTAAACTATATGCCATATAAGGCAGCTCCTAGTGGTATGAAAGAGAAGATACAGGATATTATAGCCAAACTCTATGGAATAGGAGAGAGAAAAGTTTTGATGGGCTATGGAGATAGATGTAAAAAAATCTATCTCACATCTTCACTTTGTGAAAAAATACCTCAAGGGCTTGAAAATAAAGCTGAGGTAATAGATCTTCAAGAGCTATGGAATAAAAAAAGTGAAAATGAAAAGAGATTGATAAAAGATGTTTTTAGTTTTAATGAGGAGATATTTCAAAAGGTAGATGGAGAAACAGTTATGCTCTTTACCCAACCTATGTCAGAGGATGGAATAATTTCAGAGGAGAGAAAGATAGAACTATATAGTAAAGTATTAGCTAACTATTCAAATAAGTCTATTATAATAAAACCTCATCCAAGAGAAAAAACAGATTATTCTAAATATTTTAAAGAGTATTATGTGATGAAAGAGAAGTATCCAGTGGAACTTTTAAGTGTTATGGGAATAAAACTAGAAAGAGTGGTTACTCTTTTCTCCACAGCTGTATTTGGTTTTGGAAAAGATGTAGCAATAGATTTTTATGGAACAGAGGTAGATGATAAACTCTTTGAAAGATTTGGAAGTTGTGATAGTATAATGATAAGAAATGTAGAGCTTTAA
- a CDS encoding oligosaccharide flippase family protein: MSSGGKITKNIAWLMFDQVFILLLQFLVGIKIANYYGAELYGKYNYAVSLVVFSAILFELLNSRVIKKHYTEDNFNNVIFNVNFFRNSMAGIIIFIPVILKFTVGMDNLLFYMLLLICLDNILTTATYGIENFFEFKLESRRIVISNNIVKIISYTLQYIGMLFGVGIIAVPAIRCIGSLIRMGILKFQYRRTYLSKLSNIERRIDKNLLYQIIDEGKFLWVTYISFLVYTQVDRLMIKYYMGVADVGIYTIGVQLSTILAILLGPVQNSLFPKMMELYRKDYKEYYQFYLFSNTLVTQFYFIITLVSIVVVKYTFGYVYAQEYSPAIGVYTILAVSIFIKANGSLQTGHMTLKNITKKSFYKTLISLILNIILNALLIPRYGIDGAAIATLITQFTALFLIDFFIAEYREQAWIQLKSFNTFYLLKEIIKKYRSRKEKQNV, from the coding sequence ATGAGTAGTGGAGGAAAAATAACTAAAAATATAGCTTGGCTTATGTTTGACCAAGTATTTATACTGTTGTTACAATTTTTAGTAGGAATAAAAATTGCCAACTACTATGGGGCAGAACTCTATGGAAAATATAATTATGCTGTATCTCTAGTAGTATTTTCAGCAATACTATTTGAGTTGCTCAATAGTAGGGTAATAAAAAAGCACTATACAGAGGATAACTTCAATAATGTTATCTTCAATGTGAATTTTTTTCGTAACAGTATGGCAGGGATAATAATATTTATACCTGTAATTTTAAAATTTACAGTTGGTATGGATAATCTTCTTTTCTATATGCTACTGCTTATCTGTTTAGATAATATACTTACTACAGCAACCTATGGGATAGAAAACTTTTTTGAGTTTAAACTAGAATCTAGAAGAATAGTTATCTCCAATAATATAGTAAAGATAATATCCTATACACTTCAATATATTGGAATGCTATTTGGAGTGGGGATAATAGCTGTTCCTGCCATAAGGTGCATAGGTAGCCTTATAAGAATGGGAATATTGAAATTTCAATATAGAAGAACCTACTTATCAAAACTTTCAAATATAGAGAGAAGGATAGATAAAAATCTACTCTATCAGATAATAGATGAAGGGAAATTTTTGTGGGTAACCTATATATCATTTTTAGTCTATACTCAAGTGGATAGACTTATGATAAAATACTATATGGGAGTAGCAGATGTAGGGATATATACAATAGGAGTGCAGCTATCTACTATCTTAGCTATACTTTTAGGTCCTGTACAAAATTCACTTTTTCCTAAGATGATGGAGCTGTATAGAAAGGATTATAAGGAGTATTACCAATTTTATCTTTTTTCTAATACTCTAGTGACACAATTTTATTTTATAATAACCTTAGTATCAATAGTTGTAGTAAAATATACCTTTGGATATGTATATGCACAGGAATATAGTCCAGCAATAGGAGTTTATACTATTTTAGCAGTATCAATATTTATAAAGGCTAATGGTTCATTGCAGACTGGACATATGACACTTAAAAATATAACTAAGAAAAGTTTTTATAAGACACTTATAAGTCTTATACTAAATATAATTTTAAATGCTCTCCTTATACCTAGATATGGAATAGATGGAGCTGCTATTGCCACACTTATTACTCAGTTTACAGCTCTATTTTTAATAGATTTCTTTATAGCAGAGTACAGGGAGCAAGCTTGGATTCAATTAAAATCATTTAATACTTTTTATCTTTTGAAGGAGATTATTAAAAAATATAGAAGTAGAAAGGAGAAGCAAAATGTATAA
- a CDS encoding acylneuraminate cytidylyltransferase family protein, whose amino-acid sequence MYKGKKILGIIPARGGSKGIPSKNIIEIYGKPLIQYSIECANSSKYLDRTVISTDDLEIKAVAEKFGGDVPFMRPAELAQDTSKTIDAVVHAINWLKEHGEEYDYLVLLQNTVPLRKGWHIDEAIEKLFESDEKSLVSVTEVDENPVLMRTINEDGTVKNLLSLNSTMRRQDFPKFYRVNGAIYIQELNEDFGLDTSLNDGRLAYVMNEKYSVDIDTYLDIKKIEYYLDQELNNK is encoded by the coding sequence ATGTATAAAGGGAAAAAAATATTGGGAATAATACCAGCTAGAGGTGGAAGCAAGGGGATACCTTCAAAAAATATAATAGAGATATATGGGAAACCACTTATACAATATTCAATAGAGTGTGCTAACTCATCAAAATATTTAGATAGGACAGTTATTTCTACTGATGATTTGGAAATAAAAGCTGTGGCAGAAAAATTTGGTGGAGATGTTCCTTTTATGAGGCCTGCAGAGTTAGCTCAAGACACATCTAAGACAATAGATGCAGTGGTGCACGCTATAAATTGGCTAAAGGAGCATGGAGAGGAGTATGATTATCTAGTATTACTTCAAAATACTGTACCTCTTAGAAAAGGTTGGCATATAGATGAGGCAATAGAAAAGCTTTTTGAAAGTGATGAGAAAAGCCTTGTAAGTGTTACAGAAGTTGATGAGAACCCAGTACTTATGAGAACTATTAATGAAGATGGAACTGTAAAAAATCTTCTTTCATTAAATAGTACAATGAGAAGACAGGATTTTCCAAAGTTCTATAGAGTAAATGGAGCTATATATATTCAAGAGTTAAATGAGGATTTTGGTTTAGATACAAGTCTTAATGATGGTAGACTTGCCTATGTGATGAATGAAAAATACTCAGTGGACATAGATACATATCTTGATATTAAAAAGATAGAGTACTATCTAGATCAAGAACTTAATAATAAATAA
- a CDS encoding FMN-binding protein: MNVEKIRKICVIAFIVVGLACIFVEKANAPKEYTGVGDGFNDEITVTILAKKNSKGEVRISDIKYTHDDTAAIADPAIGQLITQIKSTQDISKLDAVAGATYSSEGFIMAVEDAVSKIED, translated from the coding sequence ATGAATGTTGAGAAAATTAGAAAAATCTGTGTAATAGCTTTTATTGTAGTTGGACTAGCTTGTATATTTGTAGAGAAAGCTAATGCACCTAAAGAGTATACTGGTGTAGGAGATGGATTTAATGATGAGATTACTGTAACAATACTTGCTAAGAAAAATTCTAAAGGTGAAGTTAGAATCTCTGATATAAAATATACACATGATGATACAGCAGCAATAGCTGACCCAGCAATAGGACAATTAATTACTCAAATAAAATCTACTCAAGATATATCAAAACTAGATGCAGTAGCAGGAGCAACATATAGCTCAGAGGGATTTATAATGGCTGTAGAGGATGCTGTATCTAAGATAGAAGACTAG
- a CDS encoding transposase, with product MSQIFSITKSATISRNGSGKYFISLLCETDIQELPKTNSSVGIDLGIKDMAILSTGEKIENLKFRKQLEDKLKREQRKLSKRLLIAKKENRKLSEAKNILTEGLRIKQAV from the coding sequence TTGTCACAAATATTCAGTATAACAAAATCTGCTACTATCTCGCGTAATGGAAGTGGTAAGTATTTTATCTCTTTGTTATGTGAAACTGATATTCAAGAATTACCAAAAACTAATTCATCAGTAGGAATTGACTTAGGTATTAAAGATATGGCTATTTTATCTACTGGAGAAAAAATTGAAAATCTTAAATTTAGAAAACAATTAGAAGATAAACTAAAAAGAGAACAGAGAAAACTTTCTAAAAGACTTCTAATTGCTAAAAAAGAAAATAGAAAATTAAGCGAAGCTAAAAATATATTGACTGAAGGTCTAAGAATAAAACAAGCAGTCTAA
- a CDS encoding patatin-like phospholipase family protein, with the protein MKIGLVLEGGGMRGVYTVGVLDAFRKYNFMPDYVIGVSAGASNAASYISKQDGRALRTNIDYIGDKRYLSWSNYLKTGSLFGMDFLYEEIPERLDPFDYDSFFANPCDFKVGVTNAETGKAEFYGKDSIHDGATILRASSSIPLVANPVTYRGKIYFDGGTSAPIPVSQALKDGCDTLIVVLTRDRNFIKPPLKCFPLVAWKMRKYPAMVELLKRHHKVYKENQEEIRRLEKEGKAMVIAPSAPLKIDRFEKSRERLLAVYHQGFADGEKFIKNFKY; encoded by the coding sequence ATGAAAATAGGATTAGTTCTGGAAGGCGGAGGAATGAGAGGTGTCTATACAGTAGGAGTACTAGATGCTTTTAGAAAATATAACTTTATGCCAGATTATGTAATAGGAGTTTCTGCTGGAGCTTCTAATGCAGCTTCATATATATCTAAGCAAGACGGAAGAGCACTTAGAACTAATATAGATTATATAGGAGATAAGAGATATCTTAGTTGGAGTAACTACTTAAAAACAGGTTCCCTCTTTGGAATGGATTTTTTATATGAAGAGATTCCAGAAAGGCTAGATCCTTTTGATTATGATAGCTTCTTTGCTAATCCATGTGATTTTAAAGTGGGAGTTACCAATGCAGAAACTGGAAAAGCAGAGTTTTATGGGAAGGACTCCATACATGATGGAGCAACCATATTGAGAGCTTCATCTTCTATTCCTTTAGTAGCTAATCCTGTAACTTATAGAGGAAAAATATATTTCGATGGGGGAACATCAGCTCCTATACCTGTATCACAAGCCTTAAAAGATGGTTGTGATACACTTATAGTAGTTTTAACTAGAGATAGAAATTTTATAAAGCCACCACTAAAATGTTTTCCTTTAGTAGCTTGGAAGATGAGAAAATATCCAGCAATGGTGGAACTATTAAAGAGACATCATAAAGTATACAAAGAGAATCAAGAGGAGATAAGAAGATTAGAAAAAGAGGGAAAAGCTATGGTTATAGCTCCCTCTGCTCCTCTAAAAATAGATAGATTTGAGAAGAGCAGAGAGAGATTATTGGCTGTCTATCATCAAGGATTTGCTGATGGAGAAAAATTTATAAAGAATTTTAAGTATTAA
- the argH gene encoding argininosuccinate lyase, translating into MQFFSGRFKEKASHLILDFHSSINFDKRLYKYDIMGSIAHVRGLGKQGIIPLEDSKLIEKTLKEILKDIEDGKIVFSIEYEDIHMNIEKILIDRIGDIGKKLHTGRSRNDQVAVDMKLFTKDEVVKVQALLLDLLEVINSMAKENLSTYMPGFTHLQKAQPVSFAHYILAYAEMFRRDYIRLSNAISLADTSPLGSAALAGTTYPLDREFTASELGFTAPTWNSMDSVSDRDYLIEIMNAFSLIMVHLSRFCEEIIIFSSNDYGYIELSDSFSTGSSIMPQKKNPDAAELIRGKSGRVFGDLMALLTTMKGIPLAYNKDMQEDKENFFDALDTVKACLNVFIGMFHTLTVKKENILLAASQGFINATDVADFLTEKGMSFRDAYKIVGSMVAYCIDNNTTFENLTLENYKNFSELFDNDIYEAISIKNCVEKRTTLGGPGKESVLAHIEFLDKFILDSEKHVNEFKLNNILD; encoded by the coding sequence ATGCAATTTTTTTCTGGAAGATTTAAAGAGAAAGCAAGTCATTTAATTTTAGATTTTCATTCATCTATCAATTTTGATAAAAGATTATATAAGTATGATATTATGGGAAGTATTGCCCATGTAAGAGGATTAGGAAAACAAGGAATAATACCTCTAGAAGATTCAAAACTTATTGAAAAAACTTTAAAAGAGATATTAAAAGATATAGAAGATGGAAAAATAGTATTTTCTATTGAGTATGAAGATATTCATATGAACATTGAAAAAATACTTATTGATAGAATTGGAGATATAGGAAAAAAACTACACACTGGAAGAAGTAGAAACGACCAAGTTGCTGTAGATATGAAATTATTTACTAAAGATGAAGTTGTAAAAGTACAGGCTCTACTTTTAGATTTATTAGAAGTTATAAACTCTATGGCTAAGGAAAATTTATCTACATATATGCCAGGATTTACTCATTTACAAAAAGCTCAACCTGTATCTTTTGCTCACTATATCCTAGCTTATGCTGAGATGTTTAGAAGAGATTATATAAGACTTTCTAATGCTATAAGTTTAGCTGATACATCTCCACTTGGATCTGCCGCCCTAGCTGGTACTACTTATCCTCTAGATAGAGAGTTTACAGCTTCAGAACTAGGATTTACAGCTCCTACTTGGAATAGTATGGACAGTGTAAGTGATAGAGATTATCTAATAGAAATTATGAATGCTTTTTCACTTATTATGGTTCATCTTTCACGTTTTTGTGAAGAGATAATTATCTTTAGTTCCAATGATTATGGATATATTGAACTAAGTGATTCCTTCTCTACAGGAAGTAGTATTATGCCTCAGAAAAAAAATCCAGATGCTGCTGAATTAATTAGAGGAAAAAGTGGAAGAGTATTTGGAGACTTAATGGCTCTACTTACAACAATGAAAGGAATACCTCTAGCTTATAACAAGGATATGCAAGAGGATAAAGAAAATTTCTTTGATGCCCTAGATACTGTAAAAGCTTGTTTAAATGTATTTATAGGAATGTTCCATACTCTCACAGTTAAAAAAGAAAATATACTTTTAGCTGCCTCTCAAGGATTTATAAATGCCACTGATGTAGCTGATTTCTTGACAGAAAAGGGAATGAGCTTTAGAGATGCCTATAAAATAGTAGGAAGTATGGTAGCTTACTGTATTGATAATAATACTACATTTGAAAATTTAACTCTTGAAAATTATAAAAATTTCTCTGAACTTTTTGACAATGATATCTATGAAGCTATCTCTATTAAAAACTGTGTAGAAAAAAGAACCACACTAGGTGGTCCTGGTAAAGAAAGCGTTTTAGCTCATATTGAATTTTTAGATAAATTTATTCTTGACTCTGAAAAACATGTAAATGAGTTTAAATTAAATAATATTTTAGATTAA